From one Peredibacter starrii genomic stretch:
- a CDS encoding ABC-F family ATP-binding cassette domain-containing protein: MITVSGLTKNYGGQVLYTNGSFFIGPGEKVGLVGPNGAGKTSLFRLIVGEERPDAGTIDYAKSLRVCYFSQNVGELKGRSALEEVIHGNVRLGFLKTEISKIEKALEDGEYSDEMLEKLGDYQTEFEKLGGYDIEYQAAEVLTGLGIMPDEQQRPVESFSGGWKMRIALAKVLAQRPEFILMDEPTNYLDVESIVWLESWLKNFKGAVFMTSHDREFMNGLVKKIVEVNHKTITVYSGNYDYYEKERNIRREQLIASSERQEAMLKKEEEFIAKFAARASHAAQVQSRVKKLDKIERIEVMPEDEAINFEFPKPPRSGNDVVKMENLAKTWVTPEGKEKKVFSGVTGLVKRLDRVAVVGVNGAGKSTLLKIINGMTEATEGQATVGANVHVGYFSQYSMDVLNPQNTVFDEVRYRVKDKSDGYMRNLLAAFLFRGDDVDKKVSVLSGGEKSRLILACILTNPCNLLILDEPTNHLDIRSREVLVEALKNYEGTIMIVSHDRHFLKQVTTTVAEVDKGGVRFYPGTYSEYLQAVGDH, translated from the coding sequence ATGATTACTGTTTCTGGTTTAACCAAAAATTATGGTGGGCAAGTCCTATATACAAATGGCTCTTTTTTCATCGGTCCAGGTGAAAAAGTCGGTCTAGTGGGACCAAACGGTGCCGGTAAAACTTCTTTGTTTCGACTAATCGTCGGAGAAGAACGTCCAGATGCAGGAACAATCGATTACGCGAAAAGTTTACGAGTTTGTTATTTCTCGCAAAACGTTGGCGAGCTTAAAGGTCGCAGCGCTCTTGAAGAAGTAATTCACGGAAACGTTCGTCTTGGATTCCTAAAAACTGAAATCTCAAAAATTGAAAAAGCATTGGAAGACGGGGAGTACTCGGATGAGATGCTGGAAAAATTAGGTGACTATCAAACTGAGTTTGAAAAACTTGGTGGTTACGATATCGAGTATCAAGCAGCAGAAGTTCTGACTGGTCTTGGTATCATGCCTGATGAGCAGCAGCGCCCGGTAGAATCATTCTCAGGTGGTTGGAAAATGCGTATCGCTTTGGCGAAAGTTCTTGCTCAACGTCCGGAATTTATCCTGATGGATGAGCCTACCAACTACCTTGATGTTGAGTCGATTGTTTGGCTTGAATCATGGTTAAAGAACTTCAAAGGTGCCGTATTCATGACAAGTCACGATCGTGAATTCATGAATGGTCTGGTGAAGAAAATCGTAGAGGTAAACCATAAGACAATCACGGTTTATTCTGGAAACTACGATTACTATGAGAAAGAAAGAAATATTCGTCGCGAGCAATTGATCGCCAGTTCTGAGCGCCAAGAGGCGATGCTTAAGAAAGAAGAAGAATTCATCGCGAAGTTTGCGGCCCGTGCTTCTCACGCAGCCCAGGTTCAATCTCGTGTTAAAAAATTAGATAAAATCGAACGTATTGAAGTGATGCCGGAAGACGAAGCGATTAACTTCGAATTCCCGAAGCCGCCACGTTCAGGTAACGATGTGGTGAAAATGGAAAACCTTGCGAAGACTTGGGTAACACCTGAGGGCAAGGAGAAGAAAGTATTCTCTGGAGTTACAGGACTCGTGAAGCGTCTGGACCGCGTAGCGGTTGTGGGTGTGAACGGTGCTGGTAAATCAACTCTTTTAAAAATTATCAATGGCATGACTGAGGCGACTGAAGGTCAAGCTACTGTCGGTGCCAACGTTCATGTGGGTTATTTTTCTCAGTACTCGATGGATGTCTTAAATCCTCAGAACACTGTCTTTGATGAAGTTAGATACCGCGTGAAGGATAAATCAGACGGATATATGCGAAACCTTCTGGCCGCATTCCTTTTCAGAGGGGATGACGTTGATAAGAAAGTTTCGGTACTCTCGGGTGGTGAGAAATCCCGTTTGATTCTTGCCTGTATCCTTACTAACCCTTGTAACCTTCTTATCCTGGATGAGCCTACCAACCACTTGGACATTCGTTCACGTGAAGTATTAGTAGAAGCTCTTAAAAACTACGAAGGTACGATCATGATCGTATCCCACGACCGTCACTTCTTAAAACAAGTAACGACGACAGTGGCCGAAGTCGATAAGGGTGGAGTGCGTTTCTATCCTGGAACTTATTCTGAATATCTACAAGCGGTGGGTGACCACTAA
- a CDS encoding tyrosine-type recombinase/integrase, whose protein sequence is MEWNLLDKQQEFLKLLERQGKSFNTVKNYKADLQCFNTFLIDKQEHLKIKSFSSTQVQEYSRYLDDKYGSPNSVRRRVQALRLFFDYLLGQNLFPENPLKKMAVSPKVLDNPEPTPFPEVIKTYKLLKKRIKETEGLQQLVNARNVVIFHLIYGAGLKVSDLAKLSFGSILKDKNDYRVMVEHPKRDPYSIPLPEIFNKDFVFYKNRLFEYQRNEELEMEELLFNANPYKILSGGLSPRGTELFFEELRREMKTEMTAKSLRQSCIFKWLNMTVSHTTIKEWLGVTPSYSLELYLEELKKDPAGKVFQDLEVEDDQ, encoded by the coding sequence ATGGAATGGAATCTTTTAGATAAACAACAAGAGTTTTTAAAACTTCTCGAGCGCCAAGGAAAAAGCTTCAATACGGTCAAGAATTACAAGGCCGACTTGCAGTGTTTTAATACGTTCCTGATTGATAAGCAGGAACATTTAAAAATCAAATCCTTCAGCTCCACTCAGGTTCAAGAATATTCGCGCTACCTGGATGATAAGTACGGTTCACCTAATTCGGTGAGACGTCGTGTTCAGGCCCTGCGCCTGTTTTTTGATTACCTCTTGGGACAGAACTTGTTCCCGGAAAATCCTTTAAAGAAGATGGCAGTGTCGCCTAAGGTTTTAGATAATCCTGAACCCACTCCCTTTCCGGAAGTGATTAAGACCTACAAGCTTCTGAAAAAACGCATTAAGGAAACAGAAGGTCTGCAACAGCTGGTGAATGCCCGAAATGTTGTGATCTTTCATTTGATTTACGGTGCGGGCCTCAAAGTATCTGACCTCGCCAAGCTTAGTTTCGGCAGTATTTTAAAAGACAAGAACGATTACCGCGTTATGGTGGAACACCCTAAGCGTGATCCATACTCAATTCCGCTACCAGAGATCTTCAATAAGGATTTTGTCTTTTATAAGAACCGCTTATTTGAATATCAACGTAACGAAGAGCTTGAAATGGAAGAACTTCTATTCAATGCTAATCCTTACAAAATTCTCTCTGGTGGACTTTCTCCTCGAGGAACCGAGCTTTTTTTTGAAGAGCTTCGGCGTGAGATGAAAACCGAAATGACCGCGAAGTCACTCAGACAATCATGCATTTTTAAATGGCTTAATATGACAGTATCTCACACAACAATCAAAGAATGGTTGGGTGTGACTCCAAGTTACTCACTAGAACTTTACCTTGAGGAACTCAAAAAAGATCCAGCAGGAAAAGTCTTTCAAGACCTCGAGGTAGAAGATGACCAATGA
- the ribD gene encoding bifunctional diaminohydroxyphosphoribosylaminopyrimidine deaminase/5-amino-6-(5-phosphoribosylamino)uracil reductase RibD, whose protein sequence is MTNEELIQETFELAKEGLGNTWPNPMVGAVIVKDGKVIGRGYHHKAGQDHAEIDAIKNATESVEGATLYVNLEPCCHTNKTTPPCAQRLVQEKIKKVVIANLDPNPHVNGKGVEILKQNGIEVEHGILAKDGEALNEVFFTSQKLQRPFIHLKMASSLDGKTSLSTGESQWITGPLARERVHVLRSQHQAVIVGAETVRKDNPKLNVRLEGYSGPQPLRIVFTQSGKLPKDALLFTDELKDKTLIYTFSPLSFDFPKDQVIQITSLEEAMKDLYQRKLMNLLMEGGATLASNFIIENLIDRITVFLNPSLIGSGTSLLGDLGLSNLEGRPRLKNIETNLIGEDIFISGRLT, encoded by the coding sequence ATGACCAATGAAGAATTGATCCAGGAAACATTTGAACTAGCAAAAGAAGGTCTGGGAAATACCTGGCCCAATCCAATGGTGGGTGCAGTGATTGTTAAAGACGGCAAAGTAATTGGCCGCGGTTATCATCATAAAGCGGGCCAGGATCATGCTGAGATAGATGCTATTAAAAATGCGACTGAGTCTGTTGAGGGCGCCACTCTTTATGTGAACCTTGAACCTTGTTGTCATACCAATAAAACCACTCCTCCCTGCGCTCAGCGCTTAGTTCAGGAGAAGATCAAAAAAGTCGTAATCGCAAACCTTGATCCCAATCCTCACGTGAACGGAAAAGGTGTGGAGATTTTGAAACAAAATGGCATTGAAGTTGAGCACGGGATTCTCGCAAAAGATGGCGAAGCTCTTAACGAAGTCTTCTTTACCTCTCAAAAGCTTCAGCGTCCCTTCATCCATTTGAAGATGGCCTCAAGTCTTGATGGTAAAACATCTCTTTCAACTGGTGAGTCTCAATGGATCACGGGACCTCTTGCCCGTGAGCGCGTGCATGTGCTTCGCTCTCAGCATCAGGCAGTGATTGTAGGAGCTGAAACAGTTCGCAAAGATAATCCAAAGCTTAACGTTCGTCTGGAAGGTTACTCAGGACCTCAGCCTCTTCGTATTGTTTTCACTCAAAGTGGAAAACTTCCGAAGGATGCTCTTCTTTTTACGGATGAGCTCAAAGATAAAACATTGATTTATACTTTCTCTCCTCTGTCTTTTGATTTTCCAAAAGACCAGGTGATTCAGATAACATCTCTTGAAGAAGCGATGAAGGATCTATATCAGAGGAAGCTCATGAACTTACTTATGGAAGGCGGAGCGACGCTTGCCTCGAATTTTATTATTGAAAACCTGATTGATCGAATCACTGTGTTCCTGAATCCAAGTTTAATTGGTTCTGGAACCTCCCTCTTAGGTGATTTAGGTCTTTCAAATTTGGAAGGACGACCTCGTCTTAAAAACATTGAGACAAATCTCATTGGTGAAGACATCTTCATCTCAGGTCGCCTGACATAA
- a CDS encoding riboflavin synthase yields the protein MFTGLIQEVGTIQSVVSNAEGKEFIIRAPDLIKDIQIDDSVATNGVCLTATKIAGDTFKVQAIHVTLEKTSIGYLKTGDKVNLELSLRPHDRLGGHFVQGHVNALGKIKKIEKIGNNWEIEVSFPKDLRKYMISEGSIALDGISLTIARLTSDTLTVAIIPHTLEKTSLSSKKVGDHLNLEVDMIAKYIENFLRFDKDSRKEEWAKNFFDVKYED from the coding sequence ATGTTTACAGGACTTATTCAGGAAGTTGGAACCATTCAATCAGTAGTGAGTAACGCTGAAGGAAAGGAATTCATCATTCGCGCTCCTGATCTTATTAAAGACATTCAAATTGATGACTCCGTTGCCACTAATGGTGTGTGCTTAACCGCCACTAAAATTGCCGGCGATACTTTCAAGGTCCAGGCCATCCACGTGACTTTAGAGAAGACCAGCATTGGTTATTTAAAGACCGGTGATAAGGTGAATCTTGAACTTTCACTTCGCCCTCATGACCGTTTAGGTGGCCACTTTGTTCAAGGTCATGTGAATGCTCTCGGTAAAATTAAAAAAATTGAGAAGATCGGGAATAATTGGGAGATCGAAGTTTCTTTCCCCAAGGATCTCCGTAAATACATGATATCAGAAGGCTCCATTGCTCTCGATGGGATCAGTCTTACAATTGCGAGATTAACTAGTGACACTTTGACCGTCGCTATCATCCCGCATACCCTAGAAAAGACTTCATTATCCTCTAAAAAAGTTGGTGATCACCTGAATTTAGAGGTAGATATGATCGCTAAATATATCGAGAACTTCCTGCGTTTTGATAAAGATTCCCGCAAGGAAGAATGGGCAAAAAACTTTTTTGACGTGAAGTATGAAGACTGA
- a CDS encoding bifunctional 3,4-dihydroxy-2-butanone-4-phosphate synthase/GTP cyclohydrolase II — protein MKTETQRPLDSIESAIQDLKLGKMIIVVDDEDRENEGDFIMPAETITAEAVNFMITHGRGLLCAPVTQEIAKRLELPLQVQSNTDSMGTAFTVTIDAKIKGSTGISASDRARTLNIMTSPETEASAFTRPGHIFPLIAKNGGVLERTGHTEAAVDFSRLAGFAPVGAICEIMNEDGSMSRLPDLFKLADKHNLKVVSIADLVEYRKRHENLISSVESIPFPNKFGEFQMFIFHSELLKQEHVAIVKGDLEKLKKDPTLLRVHSECFTGDIFGSYRCDCGDQLNNSMKMIEENGSGLVVYLRQEGRGIGLFNKVKAYQLQDQGMDTAEANLHLGFPVDSRDYTMAAQILRYFNVSDIKLLTNNPQKIEGLSKLGFSKIQRVPLEINANQKNAQYLLTKKTKLGHLLKQNLLNQ, from the coding sequence ATGAAGACTGAAACACAAAGACCTCTTGATAGCATCGAATCAGCGATCCAAGATCTAAAACTTGGAAAGATGATCATCGTGGTTGATGACGAGGACCGTGAGAATGAAGGTGACTTCATCATGCCGGCCGAAACCATTACCGCTGAAGCAGTTAATTTTATGATTACTCACGGACGCGGACTTCTTTGTGCTCCAGTAACTCAAGAGATTGCTAAACGCCTGGAACTTCCACTTCAAGTTCAATCAAATACAGATTCAATGGGAACTGCTTTTACAGTGACCATCGATGCAAAAATTAAAGGCTCTACTGGCATCTCAGCTTCTGATCGCGCTCGTACGTTGAATATCATGACAAGCCCTGAGACAGAGGCCAGTGCCTTCACACGCCCTGGTCACATCTTCCCTCTTATCGCAAAGAACGGAGGAGTTTTAGAACGCACGGGCCACACTGAAGCGGCGGTTGATTTCTCTCGACTTGCTGGGTTTGCTCCGGTGGGAGCGATCTGCGAAATCATGAATGAAGATGGCTCAATGTCTCGCCTGCCCGACCTCTTCAAGCTTGCCGATAAACATAATCTCAAAGTTGTTTCGATTGCTGACCTTGTGGAATACCGCAAACGTCACGAAAATTTGATTTCATCAGTCGAGAGCATTCCATTCCCGAACAAGTTCGGCGAATTTCAAATGTTTATTTTTCACTCGGAACTCTTGAAACAAGAGCACGTTGCCATTGTTAAGGGAGATCTTGAGAAACTAAAGAAAGACCCCACTCTCCTTCGTGTGCACTCTGAGTGCTTCACGGGAGATATTTTTGGATCATATCGTTGTGATTGTGGCGATCAGTTGAATAACTCGATGAAGATGATCGAAGAAAACGGCTCAGGTCTCGTGGTCTATCTTCGCCAGGAAGGTCGTGGTATTGGTCTTTTCAATAAAGTGAAGGCCTACCAGCTTCAGGATCAGGGCATGGACACCGCGGAAGCGAATTTACACTTGGGTTTCCCTGTAGATTCTCGCGACTACACCATGGCCGCTCAAATTCTTCGTTACTTCAATGTAAGCGACATCAAACTATTAACTAATAATCCTCAGAAAATTGAGGGTCTCTCTAAACTTGGCTTCTCAAAGATTCAACGTGTTCCTCTTGAGATCAATGCCAATCAAAAAAACGCTCAGTATCTTCTCACCAAGAAGACCAAGCTTGGGCATTTATTAAAACAAAACCTTTTAAATCAATAA
- the ribH gene encoding 6,7-dimethyl-8-ribityllumazine synthase, which produces MKIEGSLNASKLKVAIVAARFNEFIVSKLVGGAHDCLNRHDIQSSNVDEVWVPGAFEIPVAALALAESGKYDAIICLGAVIRGSTSHYDYVCSETAKGISHVGLKTKVPTIFGVVTTDTIEQAIERAGTKAGNKGWDAAMAAVEMANLLHKLQSK; this is translated from the coding sequence ATGAAAATCGAAGGATCATTAAACGCTTCAAAACTTAAAGTTGCTATCGTTGCTGCTCGTTTTAACGAGTTCATTGTTTCAAAACTAGTGGGTGGCGCTCATGACTGTCTTAATCGTCACGACATTCAATCAAGCAATGTTGATGAGGTTTGGGTACCAGGTGCTTTCGAAATTCCAGTTGCCGCTTTAGCTCTTGCTGAATCTGGTAAATACGATGCGATCATTTGCCTTGGAGCAGTGATCCGCGGATCTACATCTCACTACGATTACGTTTGTTCTGAGACTGCTAAAGGCATCTCTCACGTAGGTCTTAAAACGAAGGTTCCAACTATTTTCGGTGTGGTCACTACTGATACAATCGAGCAGGCCATTGAGCGTGCCGGTACAAAGGCCGGAAATAAGGGTTGGGACGCGGCCATGGCGGCGGTTGAGATGGCCAACCTCCTCCACAAGCTTCAAAGTAAGTAG
- the rpsD gene encoding 30S ribosomal protein S4, with product MAKIDMGRSRFKIQRRLGVELPGLGKAGALERKPYGPGQHGMQRKKLSDYTVRLIEKQKVMFNYGLRESQLRNYVKNAKKIKTASWVDTMIINLESRLDNVIFRLNWAPSTPAARQMVTHKHIKVNGKTVNVPGYQVQPNDVIEITDKGAKSGNYLQAKVRPRISSVPAFLSKEASGEKEKAKMVSKPLAEDIPFAFEKRLVIEYYWKVK from the coding sequence ATGGCAAAAATCGACATGGGGCGCTCACGCTTCAAAATTCAACGTCGTCTAGGTGTTGAACTTCCAGGTCTTGGTAAGGCCGGTGCTCTTGAAAGAAAACCATACGGTCCAGGTCAGCACGGTATGCAACGTAAGAAGCTATCGGACTATACTGTTCGTTTGATCGAGAAGCAAAAAGTTATGTTCAACTACGGTCTACGTGAGTCTCAACTTCGTAACTACGTAAAGAACGCTAAGAAAATTAAGACAGCTTCATGGGTTGATACAATGATCATCAATCTTGAATCACGTCTTGATAACGTTATCTTCCGTCTTAACTGGGCTCCGTCTACTCCAGCTGCTCGTCAGATGGTTACACACAAGCACATCAAAGTTAACGGTAAGACTGTTAACGTTCCAGGCTACCAAGTTCAACCTAATGACGTGATCGAAATCACTGATAAAGGTGCTAAGTCTGGTAACTACCTTCAAGCTAAAGTACGCCCTCGTATCTCTTCAGTTCCAGCTTTCCTTTCTAAGGAAGCTTCTGGTGAGAAAGAGAAAGCAAAAATGGTTTCAAAACCACTTGCTGAAGACATCCCATTCGCTTTCGAAAAGCGTCTCGTGATTGAGTACTACTGGAAAGTTAAGTAA